The Triticum urartu cultivar G1812 chromosome 5, Tu2.1, whole genome shotgun sequence genome contains the following window.
GGTCCCCGTCGGCATAGaatggccgtcggcatagatgccTATGCCGACGGCGTCCgtacatctatgccgacggctagggcCGTCGGCAATGCTTCGCGCCTAACGGTGATTGCTGTTGCCGCCGTCAAGTGTTGCCCATACAAGAGACGCCACGTGGCAGGGCTATGCCGACGGATGAGCCGTAGGCATAGCTTCAAACCTATGCCTACAACTAAGCCGTAGGCATAGCCCTGCCACATGGCGCATTCTGGTAGCTCCTGGTGCaggctatgccgacggcttagccgtaggcatagatgcaaaactatgccgacggcttagccgtaGGCATACACACCACATGGCAGCTTCTGGTATCACGAGAGCCATCTATGCCTACGGCATTGCCATCGGCATACTTGCTCACCAGAATGAAAAAAAAAGATTAGCCAAAAAGGCTAGCTATTTACAAATGCTTATACAGACATGATTCAACAACCATGGATTTGCAAACACAGACCATAGAATATTTTTTATGTACATAACATTCCCATTCTAAGACTCCACAGCAGCATtagaggaggccaaggggcatTGGTGGGGGAGACAAGGCTGCAACGATGGAGGTGGCATATAGTCAGTATAACAAACCGAAGATCCTACATATGAGGATGAATATGTAATCTATACACTGAATTTACCAAAAGAAACCCGCCTAGAACAGGGGCATCCAACTAAAAAGGCAGAAAATTATTGCCTTTCATGAAGATGCTCCAGTTTTGGTTGTATCTATCAAGCATGAGTTGTTCAAGGCAAGCTCCAAAGAGAAAGAAATTGAGCTCCAAAGAGAAAGGAATTGGTCTCTGATTGTGACTGATGATACTTACTCATATAAATTTTCAGTCAAAGTAAAACCAAAAAATTGATGCATATAAACTGAACCAGAGTGTTGTGCTGCTGATTCATATGTATATACAGAAGATGCAAGTGTCATTGAGTTGGTTTTAGTCAAAGTAAAAACAAATTGACACATACAAAACTAAATGAAAGTGGTGTTGACTCATGTGCATGTACTGATTGAGGTGCCATCCAGTTGGTTTCAGTCAAAGTTCAACCAAAAAATTGACACATACAAACTGAAGAGAAGTGTGGTGCTGACTCATATGTATATACAGAAGATGCAAGTTTCATCGAGTTGGTTTTAGTCAAAGTAAAAACAAAAGGACACATACAAAACTAAACCAAGGTGGTGTTTGATTCATGTGCATGTACAAATTGAGGTGCCATCCAGTTGGTTTCAGTCAAAGTTCAACCAAAAAAAATGACACATACAAACTGAAGAGAAGTGTGGTGCTGATTCATATCTATGTATGTACAGGAGATGCAAGTGCCACCAAGATAGATAGTTTCAGTCAAAGTAAAAAAAACAATTGGACACATACAAACTGAAGCAAACCGTCATGCTTTTTCATGTGTACATACAAAAGATGCAAGTGCTATCCAGAATTTGGATATAGGTAGTACGCTCATGTGGTGAATTTTGTGAATCTATACTCTGCATCTACCAAAAAGACCGCTCCCCTCACATGCAAATATAATTCAGTCCAATGGCTTTCTTCTCCCCTCACATGCATAAGACAAGAGCAGACCATGTAAACAGGCGGATCAGACCTTCACCTTGGGAGGGAAGCGAGTGCTACCTGTTGTCGTGCCGTCGTCGAGATCGGGTGGTCCTCCTTGAGCAAGACAAGGTTGTTCCTCCCCTACACTCCAATGGCCATCTTCTCCAAGGACATCTACAAGGGCAGAACACACCATTAATGCAAGTGCCACCAAGATAGTTTCAGTCAAAGTTAAAGCAAATGTAAACATGCAAACTGAACCAAACCGAGGTGCATATTCATATGTGTGTGTATGTAGAGATGCAAGTGCCATCTGAATTTTGGGGAACCAAAGcgtggttgttgttgttgctaaACGAGGAGCAAGTTGTTTTAGCAACAGCACATACTAGTAATTAGCTAGGACCATTATTATTGCACAACCATTCGAGGACGGTGGCAGACACATCAACTCACAAGGCTCTACTGGAGAAACAAAATAATAGGATATGTGATGCTATCAATCTTAGCACAAGAAGAAAAAAACACAGCCACTCCGATAGAATGGATGGATGCACCATGCACAATCATCGGTTCCATCATTGCAGCACTAGTTGAGCAACAAATCAAATATAACAGTAGTTCCATTGGTTCATCCAACAAGTTAACAAAAGTTTACTTCCCACTACTAATTTTGCAACTTGTCATAATAAAGAAAACAGAGCTTGACATCACAGCAACAAATAAATAATGACCCGCTGTACTACATATATCTGTAAAGGACTTCTTGAGAGATGATATTATTACCAATGAAGAAAAATTAAGATCAAGGCTCCAGTACATAAGCGGTACCTACCTGTGCATCAAAGAAGAGATGGATAATCAATTTATATGTAGGTAATACCAAACAAAGGATCAGATTTAAGTTCATTCAAATTGATGCATATGTGGGTTGGCAGAAAcaaaaaaataatatatataaatagaacaaAGGATCAAATTTAAGTTCATTCAAATTGATGCATATGTGGCTTGGCAGAAACAAAAAAAGAATATATATAAATAGATCTACAGATATGAACAAAATGGCAAATGTGAAAGAAAATAGCGCAGATAAAATGTTGATTGTTTTGGAAGATCCAAAGGTACATATGATCAATTAATCATAACTGGGAATCTGAACATATTAATGCGAAATAGTAACTGACTATAGCAAATGAAATTGAGATAGAAAAAATTGCTACCTAGAGTCCTTGACTCAACCGAGAGATCTATGGGAACCAAAATTTTACATGCAATTTATCCATGTTCAGGTAATACAAAATATGCAGAGTAATTAAATTGTGTAGTAGATAGCCCATATATAAAACTAAAGGTAGAAACTGGAGTAATGAAACATATCTGGATTGATGTGCAAATGCTATAGCGACTTACATGCTTGGATTTAATAATTATGATGAAGCAGATTagtgtgatgcatatgcatgttcgTCAGAACAGATCTAGGGGAAACAACAAAGTAACCTGCACTTCCACTAATTTATTAATCACATGCTCTTTGACTAACCATCCAAAAAATATAGATCAAGGATGATACTGCCAGCCACCTGCGGGGAGTAAGAATGAGTAGTTTCTGCTAATTAGAGGACAAACTAAAAAAAGCTAACTAGAGATTTCCTCTCTCTGTGTGTGTACATTGTGCTCTGGCCGGTGGGGGAATGATAAAAAAGCAACTAATGCTATGTATGTTAGTTTGTCCATCAGGATAGATCAAACTAGCTACCGGTGAAGGATATATCCAGCTTCGTGACTTAAGAGAACCACAACTAGGTTGCTTCGGCAAGGAGTGGGTTTGGCTCAGCGTTGCGTCGACTTTCATCACCTTGTACTCCACCTCGCTCATCATCTCCGTTCGAGTTGTAGCAGCAAAATTAACCAATCCCTATTGGTACTATCTAACTAAAGAACCAGGATTCTAAACTCATCTTCTCTCTCTGTTTGGTACTAACTAGACAAATAAATAAACAAAGGACTTGTTCATACAAATCCCTCTAGAATTCCTTCACACAAGAGGATTTGCATCACATATTCCTCTACTTAGCAGCAGCAGTAGTGAGCAGAGGAAGGAGGCGGAGGAGATGGAGGTGCTACCTGCCGAGGTGGGCCGTCGTGGCCGTGCTTGAGCTAGGCAGCCCGCCTCCTCGAGCAGGACAGAGCCGCCAGCTAGGTGCGCCAGTAGGAAGGACGGCACCCTCCTACCGTCGTCGTCGTCCAGACCGTGCCAAGGTGACCTGCAGCAAGGGAAGGAAAGGAGAAGGTGAGGTGGGGAGGGTGGATCCGGGCGAGGAAAGAGGGGAAGGACATACCTGCGACACGCCGGTAATGGATCCGTCGAGCTCtggcctcgccgtcgccggatCTGGCTGATCCTGGCGATGTTAGGGGTGGCGGCCGAAACCCTAGCTAGCCACGGGGACGGTGGAGGGCGGGAGCGCCGATTCTGGATGGAGGGGGAGGTGGAGCGGACCTAGGGGAGCTCGGGGGTGTGCTGCGCGCCGCAGAGCTCGCCGGAACTGGCCGGCGTGGGTGGTGGCGGCAGCGAGGGAGAGAGGCTCGTGGGGGAGAGAGGAGTCGCGAGAGACAGAGAGGTTCGTGGGGAGAGAGCGAGGTAGGGGTTGGGTGggctcttttttctttttcttttttctccttttctctagatggatggatggatggtcGTGGGGTGGACAGCCAAATGGATAGATGGATGGATATGCGCCACGTCATCGGTCCGTGGCACAAAGTTTCCACCAATAGAAACGAAGCTCATACAATTGTGTTTTCCCTTTGTTTTTCTTCTAATTTTTTCTACCCTCTTGCACCGACCGTCGACGATCCATGAGGGAAGAGGAGGGCGGCGAGGAGGAGATGGTCTGGTGAGGTGGGGAGGGAATGGATCGGGGAATGGTGCGTTCGGTATGACGACTATGAGTCCGGACGGGGACCTACGCACAGTCGCACGGAACATCTCTTCGGCTTTCCCCGTCACCGTCGACGATGACACGTGCGACGTCCCTCACCATCGAACGACAACACCAAAGGAGGGACAGGCCCCACCACCGGGGGGCGAATGTACCTTGGCGGCATGCCGGATCCAGCCGTTAAAATCGACCAAAAGTCATACGATGCCGGAAATTCTTGGGACCTGGCACGGTGTCGTCATATGGACCTTGTAGGCTATGATGAAAGTTTTAGCGTGTTTCGTAGAAGTCTGACCGGAGGTCGCTTGTAAACTGCACCATCTCCGAGGTAGTATCTGGCTATCGAGAGAGAACGTGTCCAGTTTATGAAGGAAGTGCGTTGCCCGTTGCTCCGTTGACCTCGAAACTGCTCGTGCTCTCAAAGGGGGCAACTGCATGACACATGTCAGTACATGGCATTTTTCGGGCCCGTCTGCAATATTTGAGACATTTACTGCATCCGTAGGGTTTCAATGCGGGAATTGCATATCTGCACGGCGCCACCTGAAATGATGTCCAGAAATGGTTTGTCAAATCATATATGATGTCTTTGCGGTATGTGTAGGCCTAGTACAACCCAAGGAGAGGCATGCCCCACCACCGGGAGGCGAATGTACCTCCGCGCCATGCCGGATCCAGCTGTTAAAATCGACCAAAAATCATACGATGCTGGAAATCCTTGGGACCTGGCACGGTGTCATCATATGGCCCTTGTAGGGTACGGTGAAAGTTTTAACACGTTTCGCAGAAGCCTGACCGGAAGTCGCTTGAAACTGCACCATCTCGGAGGTAGTATCTAGCTATCGAGAGAGAATGTGTCTGGTTCTCGTGCTCTCAAAGGGGGCCATTGCATGACACGTGCCAGTACATGGCATTTTTCGAGCCCACCTGCAATATTTGACACATTTACTGCATCCGTAGGGTTTAAACGCGGGAAATTGCAGATCTGCACGGCAGCCACCTAAAATGATGTCCAGAAGTGGTTTGTCAAATCATATATGATGTCTTTGCGGTATGTGTAGGCCTAGTGCAACCAAAGGAGGGGCAGGCCCCACCACTGTAGGGTGAATGTACCTCAACGGCATGCCGAATCTAGCCGTTAAAATCCACGGGAAATCATATGATGCCAGAAATCCTCGAGGCATGGCATGGTGTAGTCATATGGCCCTTGTAGGGTGTGGTAAAAGTTTGAGCATGTTTCACAGAAGCCTGACTAGAGGCCGCTTGTAAACTACACCATCTCCAAGGTAGTATCTAGTTATCGAGAGAGAATGTGTCCGGTTTTGTGAAGGGGGTCACACTCCAGAGCTGCATGACGGCTGTTTGCACCTGACACCACACTTCTAGACATGTAAGAGGACCCAACGCAAGATTTGGTGGCATAGCTAGCCCCCGAAGGCCCCTGACCACACTCATAGACACGCGAAGAACAATCCATAGTGGTTTTTTTTCACATACTCTTGCATCTTTAAAAAATTTAAGAAATTGCCACACCTATTATATCACATGTGTCTACACTGTGTAAAAATTTCATAAATTGATCACACTCCGAGTGTTTAGAAATATTTCATGCAACGCCAAAACCGCAAAACCGCAGAGGGATTACTTCGATTTCATTGCCATCCGTTAGGGGGGGCACACACTGGAGCCGCGTATTGCCTCTTCATACATGCCACCACACCTTAAGACGTGTATGAGGACCCGGGGCAATGCTctggtggcattgctaccccccaaaAGGCCCCGACCGGCGTAACCCTGGACCAGTTGACTCGGAGATCTACGCCACTGGATaaaaaaaccatataaaatttgTCAAAATCGATCCAAGTATCAATAACCCTGGTCAACTGGTCCAATGTACCCCCAAAAGTATAAGGACCTATATGCAAAAGTACACGAGGTCACATTTCTAACATactcaaaaacaaaaacaaaatgtATATTCATAATCTATGGAAAATTCTACCCCAAGTCGACGTATAATTTGTGTATGTTTAACTTTTTAGAAAAGTTAGATTTAAATTATTCAAATTTTAACttttaaataataataataatttaaAATAAAAAACAGATGATATCTATGCCTACGGCCATGCCGTAGGCATAGTTTTCGGGGCTACCAGGAGGCGCCACGTGGCAGGGCTATGCCTATGGCCTTGCCGTAGGCATAGATGGAAAACTATGCCTACggctttgccgtcggcatagctcTGCCACGTGGTAGCTCCTAGTAAAAAAACAGATGATATTTATGCCGACCACCGCCGTtagggccgtcggcatagactTGACGGTGTTAGCCCGCCGTCTGTCCCCGGGCCAcctctatgccgacggcctatcTATGCCTACggtagccgtcggcatagataagGCCGTAGGCATATAAGGTTATTCTGGTAGTGGAATAGAGGCTAGCTGGCCACGTCGACAAATATGGGTTGACGTGTAGACGCACTACCAACTCAAATAAAAAAAGAACATACATCAAGCAAGCGGTCAACACATACAGGTAAAAAACGGACAAATGCTTGGAGTTGCTCTATTAGGTTTACTTTTATCGGCCGGCCGCCCAGATGGACTGTACTGTATAGAGGCGCTCGCTTGTTGTGTAGAATAGAGCCATCACCCGCCCAGACAAGATATAATCTTGACCGTTGGCCATCAAAACAGCGCGAGCAAAAAAGGCAGAAACGCGTACGGCACCAATAGTAGATTATTAGCAAATGAAGTGGATCGAGCCGCCGGTGCTTAGATCTCTGCCATGGCTCCCAGCTGCTGCAAGCTTCTTTGCGCCTCCTCCCGGCTGCTCTTTGCAGTGTCTCTCCTCGCCGTCGCCACCCACGCCGCACGCCCAAATCCCGTCAGAATCGCCGTCTACTGGGGCCAGGGCGGCGGGGACAGCAACCTCAACGAGACATGCAGCACGGGCCTCTACAGCCATGTGAACATCGCCTTCCTCTCCGACTTCGGCGGCGGCCGAGCCCCGGTCCTCAATCTTGCCGGGCACTGCGATCCCACCTCCGGTGGCTGCGCCGCTCTAGCCGCGGACATCGCGTCCTGCCAGTCCCAAGGCGTGAAGGTGCTTCTCAGCATCGGCGGCGGAATAGGCTCCTACGGTCTCTCCAATGAAACCGATGCGCAGAACCTGGCCGCATACCTCTGGAACAACTTCCTCGGCGGAAGCCCCAGCTCCAGCCCGCTCGGCGGCGCCAAGCTGGACGGCATCGACTTTTCCATCGCCACTGGCAGGGACGACTACTACGACGAACTCGCCAAGAACTTGAAGACGATGTACAACTCTTCGGACCTAGCAAGGGCAGGCAACAAGACGCACATGCTCACCGCCGCGCCGCAGTGCCCGTACCCAGACAAGTTCCTCGCCCCGGCGCTCAAGACAGGGCTGTTCGACCACGTGTGGGTGCAGTTCTACAACAACCCGCCGTGCGACTACGCCAGCGGCACCCTGCAGAGCGCGTGGAACACGTGGACGGCGGCGCTGCCGTCGGCGTCCGTGTTCCTTGGACTGCCGGCGTCGCCCGATGACGCGGCTAGAGGGTACATAGACGTGGAGACACTCGCGTCGCAGGTGCTCCCGATGGCGAGGAGCGCGGCCAACTACGGCGGGGTTATGCTGTGGAGCCGCCGCCACGACGAGCGAACCGGATACAGTGCTAAGTTACAGGACAGAGCGAACAACACCGTCGGTACGCAACGATCTTGCACTTTTCTAGTATTTGGAATGGCATGAGATATACGTATATTGCCAATCACAATAGCAATTATGTTAGTTGTTGAATGCACGTACTAGCTATATTTCTTCAATTCCTTCCCACCAATTTGCAGGGGGCGGGCCAGTTGGATCACCACTGCCACCGGTACCACCGGCACCACCAGTAATAATTGAACGGGGAACTGGTGGCTCATCGTCCAACAGGATCAGAACATGTAAGAGAATTCACGCTTATATTCCACTTAAGCCTAGTGCCCCCCATAAATCTCTGTCGGCTAGGGTTCCACGGCGAGGGTTCTGATACAACACCATTATTGCATGTGGCCATGGGCTTGGGTGGTAAGACCACCGATGAAGGCCGGTGACAGGGACGCCGACTAGCGCCAttaccttgatgaaggcatcAAAGATGTTGTTCTCTCCCCCAAATATTGCTCCAAGGGAACTCCTAGGTTTGAGTTCCGCCGGGAAAAAAAAGATGATGTGTCTGTTGCCGTACCCTCTTGGGGGCATCATTTTGGACATGGTTTGGGCTGGAGTGCCATGTTCGTTGTAGTTTGGGCTGCAACCGCCGCTTCCTTGTCTCTATGGTGCCCTCATTAATTTGGGGTGTCTGAATTATGGAggcggtgtgtgtgtgtggtggttAGGGGCGTTCCATTGAGGGGATGTTGGCTGGCAGATGGTCGCGACCAAGGCGGTATAGTGACGGCTAGCGGTGTATTGTTTGGGGGGTTGTCCATGCCAGGATTTACCTGACATACAATTGGGACGAATGCAGGGGATCGCCTAAGCATCTCCAATGTGGGATTTCGGCGATACTATTCTCTCTTGCCAGTTGATATACAAGCAATGTCGCACATGCATTGAGGGATGTTCTTCGCTCTGCAAACGGCTCTTAGAGGTTGGGATGCTTCTGTGGTGTGCATGTTTTTCAATTGGTGTGGTTGTGTCAATGTTTAGATCATGTACACCTGCATCATCCTTCTTAAGTCTCCTTTCCCCCCTTAATTTCCTCCATCTAGGCATAGTTTTCGTATTGTATGACTTTGTTCTGTGTTGACCTGATCCTTTGTGTCTATGTGGTTGTGTACAACCTAGTCATGCAGAGGTCGGACGTGTGTGTGCTCATTTTATTTGTATCTTCTTAATGCTACATTATGAATCTATAAAATGACCCACTTATAAAAAGAAATAAGTTCTAGATTGGTGTATATACTGACGTAAAGTAACATGAAAACAAAgttaatactccctccattccataatgtagtgcgTATAAATTTTTTTGGAAAGTCAAAACTCACTAATTTTGTCCAAGTTTGTGGAGAAAAATATTTACATCCACAATGCCAAATATATATCATTAGTTTCATCATCAGACGTAGTTTCATATTTTATATATTTGACATGGTAGATATAAGTAGTTTTcattataaacttggtcaaaatttgcaaagtttgactttcCAAAAAATCTATACGCACTATATTATGAAACAAAGGGAGTATTATTTAGCAACTAATGGACTAATAACCCCACAAATAAGTGATGGTATCTTGCAAGTACTGACCTTTTTTATCAAATACATGTCAACCTAGAATATAGTTTCAAAGTTCTCACCTTGAGGTAGACAAAGGTGAAAGCCTATTGCAAATGTGATTATCCATTGGCAAATAAAACTTGTTTAGTTGTAGGATCCAAGAGAATCTCGTTCAGAATTCATAAATGTAATTTGGGTCTTTTGTTATAACTCCTGACCGATTGTTGGCTTTGCTAGTTCAAAGTTGGGCTCTTCACGTGTCTTCGTTCTAAAAAAAATGCATGTTTGCCACGATCAAGGGATATAGTATGCCAAATGTATATGGATGTCTATGATTGCAAATAATTCACCTACGTGGTTGAATCATTCTTTGAACATTTCCTTTTTGACAAGGACTGACCATACCTAGAATACTCCCTCCGAATCAAAATATAAGATGCTTTTTAGGCTAATTTAGCCTAAAAGGGTAGCCTAAAAGGGTCTTATATTTTGGTACAGAGAGAGTATTTTACATGGTCAACCATACCCTTGATGAATGTATGGCTAAGTGCGAATACAGCACGTTACTAACAACTGTAATAACTCCAATCTTCATCGCTTAAAAAATCTTATATGTAGTACTTATTTCGATTCGTGCTGTCTTTTCAGATGTAATAGTCGGCAGCTCAAGTCTAGCTGGCGTATGTCTATTTCTCCCCATATTCTTTCTGTGGAAGAAATACTACGGCAATTTCCCCTGCCAATGGAGGTCAAAGAACACACCAAGGATTGAATCGTTCCTCCAAAAGCAAGGAAATTCACACCCTAAAAGATATACTTATCCGGAAGTGAGAAGGATGACCAGCTCTTTTGCTCACAAGCTTGGCCAAGGTGGCTTTGGAGCTGTCTACAGGGGCAAACTCCCTGATGGCCGTGAGATAGCAGTGAAGATGCTCAAGGACACCCAGGGTGATGGGGAGGAATTCATGAATGAGGTTGCTAGCATTAGTAGAACCTCTCATGTCAATGTTGTCACCCTCTTAGGGTTCTGCTTGCAAGGTTCAAAACGAGCTCTCATCTACGAGTATATGACCAATGGCTCACTTGAGAGGTACACTTTTGGCAGCAACTCTGCTCATGATCCGAACACCCTAAGCTGGGAAAGACTCTTTGACATTGTTCGTGGCATTGCTCGAGGCCTCGAGTACCTTCATCTCGGGTGTAACACTCGCATCATACATTTCGATATCAAGCCTCAAAACATTCTGCTGGATAGAGACTTCTGTCCAAAGATATCTGATTTTGGGTTAGCAAAACTGTGCCGGCAGAAGGATAGTAAAATCTCTATATGTGGAGCAAGAGGAACTGTAGGGTATATAGCACCAGAAGTGTTCTCAAGACAATATGGAGCAGTGAGCAGTAAGTCGGACGTCTACGGTTACGGGATGGTGGTTCTTGAGATGGTTGGAGCAAGGAAACAAACCAGTGTTAGTACGGAAAATAGCACCAGGTATTTTCCTGAGTGGATATACGACAACTTGGATGAGTTCTGTGGCACCGCCGGCGAGATTACCAGTAACGGTGCCACGGAGCTGGTGAGGAAGATGACTCTCATTGGGCTATGGTGCATACAGTTCACACCCACAAATCGGCCAGCTATGAGCGAAGTCCTTGACATGTTGGAAAGCAATATCGAGGACTTGTGTCTTCCACCAAAAGCATGTTGATGTAAAACCAAAGTGGTATAAATTTGAAACTCCTGACTGATTCAATTTCAAACAGAAGGAACGACAGTGGTACCGTACGTACAATAGACTCATTTTCACATCCATGCATGGTTGAGGCGGTACGGTATTTGACCATTTTGATTGTTTGCAATGCTAATTTAACAACTGCAATCCAAAAAAATTCAATTCTCGTAGAATCTTGCTCCTCTAGCATCTGTGCGAGACGATTTCACTATGCTGTGTGCTATCATGTACATTTTCAAATTGGGAATAAGCATATTTTATCAATGTACCATAGAGAACACAAAATGGTCGCCTTCACCCATTATTAAGGCTATGTTTGTAGCACAGTTTTTATGAAGTTTTCAGATAATACAGTGGGTTTTTTAGAGACCAAGGTTTTGAATATTTTGATGTGTTTGGAGCCAATAAAAACTGTAGTTGTATAAACTTTGGTATTGCTGAAACCGTGCTTTTTTTGCTACATTTGAAAAAGTAGTCCTGATCTCCGTTTTCTAAATAGAACGAGAGCAAACTTTGGTAAGAGAGCTATTCACGTTGCTATCTAGGTCGAGATAAGAAAATATGTGTTCGCTGCCTCTGATTTCTCCTCTAGAGATAAGAACATAAATGAGTTGTGAACGAGtatgggagggggaggggggggggggggggggggggggggggggggggggggggggggggggggggctcgggTGAGCCACCACACCCGACCGACATCCCTCGGTGTCATGCGCGCTGGCGGAGCATGAATGTTGGGACGGCGGTCCTAGGGGTGCTCGGCGGTGGCTACACCGCCACGGCTGTGGGGGGCTGCGTGGTGGCCAGCTGTGGCACCCGTTCATGACAGATCTGGGACACCCTTGCCCAGATATGTTTGTGTTGCGGGTGGTGGCCGCTCGCGCGCTCGCTGGTGGCCCTAGATGACATGGTTTTGCATCGAGGGTGGCTCTCTCCGACGACATTGGGTTGGAGTAGGCCGGTGGCGCGGTAGGCTTGGCATGTCTAGGTGAGGCTCAGACTTGTTGTGGGCGGTGTAGACCGTCGATTCCTTCCAGTCGTTGGCGTGTGCGGCGATGGGTGCCTGGTGGGTGGCCAAGAAAATTAGCATCACAGTTGTTAAATTACCATTGCAAGCAATCAAATTATGAAATACCACCTCAAACATGCATGTGAATTGAGTCTATTGTACTGCCATTGTTTCCTTATGTTTGAACTAAAGGACGCCAATCCCCAGCGGAACGCCAGCTGGGGGCATGGCAGTTTCACGTCTATTGGGTTGTGGGTGGGTTGACATTTTACAAAAGAGGTAAATACATCACTGGTGTTTGAACTTGCCACGAATGTGCGCTTTGGTGCTTGAACTTGTAAAATACATTGAACTGGTTCCATAACTTGGCATGGACGTGCATATACGGTTCAAATCTTGCTTTTATACGTCCATGGCACTGACAAGGCACTCCAGGATGTAAGGGACAAGGCGTGTGGCCTTTTTTGCGAAAAAACCCCTAGAATAATTTTTTCCTTACAAAAAGACCCTTAGAGAGAAACTGATAAACTGAAAAAAAA
Protein-coding sequences here:
- the LOC125506748 gene encoding acidic endochitinase-like, yielding MAPSCCKLLCASSRLLFAVSLLAVATHAARPNPVRIAVYWGQGGGDSNLNETCSTGLYSHVNIAFLSDFGGGRAPVLNLAGHCDPTSGGCAALAADIASCQSQGVKVLLSIGGGIGSYGLSNETDAQNLAAYLWNNFLGGSPSSSPLGGAKLDGIDFSIATGRDDYYDELAKNLKTMYNSSDLARAGNKTHMLTAAPQCPYPDKFLAPALKTGLFDHVWVQFYNNPPCDYASGTLQSAWNTWTAALPSASVFLGLPASPDDAARGYIDVETLASQVLPMARSAANYGGVMLWSRRHDERTGYSAKLQDRANNTVGTQRSCTFLVFGMA
- the LOC125506749 gene encoding LEAF RUST 10 DISEASE-RESISTANCE LOCUS RECEPTOR-LIKE PROTEIN KINASE-like 2.5, encoding MTSSFAHKLGQGGFGAVYRGKLPDGREIAVKMLKDTQGDGEEFMNEVASISRTSHVNVVTLLGFCLQGSKRALIYEYMTNGSLERYTFGSNSAHDPNTLSWERLFDIVRGIARGLEYLHLGCNTRIIHFDIKPQNILLDRDFCPKISDFGLAKLCRQKDSKISICGARGTVGYIAPEVFSRQYGAVSSKSDVYGYGMVVLEMVGARKQTSVSTENSTRYFPEWIYDNLDEFCGTAGEITSNGATELVRKMTLIGLWCIQFTPTNRPAMSEVLDMLESNIEDLCLPPKAC